The sequence below is a genomic window from Lycium ferocissimum isolate CSIRO_LF1 chromosome 9, AGI_CSIRO_Lferr_CH_V1, whole genome shotgun sequence.
AGAGGCTTCTTTATAGTCTTGCACCTATAATGAGATAATCTTCTCTCCTCCCCTAAAAatactttctttcttctccaatatTATGCACGCTAAAGAGCCAGAAATAATTTTGCTTTCCTAAGCATAATCTCCTCATTATTTGCTTAGTCAACAAATTCAAaaggctcatcatcatatccaCTAAAGCTATTTGCATCCAATCCCACAACAATATTACACGTAAAGGAGAAACCGTATTTTTAACGtgtttcaagcctaaatcattctctcttttttctgaCAGGTGCCTCCGGAGACCCTTCGTGGAGCGGCTACCACCGTCCTCGTCATCACTAGTGACTCTTGAGACCACCGAAGCCTTTGGCCTCGAAGCGGACGATGTCAAGTATGTCACTCAACATTTTCGCTACACATTTGTGAACGAGAAAGTGAAGAGAAGCGCAAGGTATTATTCTCCAGGATGGCGAACTTGGGCGGCTGTTGCTATTCAGCTGGCCTGGAGGAGATACAGACATCGGTTGACACTCACATCGTTGTCGTTTATTCGACCAAGAAGGCCATTATCTCGAAGTACTTCGTTATCGGAGGATAGGCTCCGGCTTTATACGGCTTTGCTCACTTCACCAAAGCCAAATCAggatgattttgatttttgaaagagGAATAAAAATGAATTCTCTTGTAGTACATATATGTTGTAATATAGTTTGGAGTTTATTTTGAGGAGACTTCCtagctttcttttcatgttatgaGAAAGGAGCACATAACTAGAAATGTTCTCGTCACACCCCTCCTATATGTCCTTCGGTTATTTCCTCGCACAAATGTTAAAGTTGTCTTCTAATGTGGTACTCATGTCGCAATTTTTGTGACACCATTTGGATttcgaaaataaaatattttcatttgaTCAAGATTTCGGCcaaaaatctttaaattttttgaaataaattttacatatttaaaaaactaCGTAACAAGTACTACAAGTCATGATAATTggcaattcaaaatatttaaaagacacgTGAAAGAATCATGGTCAAAGCAACACTCGTTTTGACACTCGAAATTCAAACAATGCCGTATAAATTGGTATAGAGTGGGTATAGAGTAATCCCTCAGTTTCGAGTTATGTGGACTTGTTGGaccatgaagtttaagaaatagaAGAAGATTTCTTAAACTTGTGTTATTAAAACATGTCATAacatttgtgtggttgtaaaaaCTTGtgattaagggtaaaataaaaagtttaaattatattatttttaaatttagaaaggttaattctttttcgaatggactaaaaaggaaataagatcACATAAACTGGAATAGAGGAAGTACTTAAATTTTCCCTGCTCAAAACTGCAATTCATTACTCCAGCAACAAGCATGAAGCTGCTGCTTCAGAAGATAACCTGTTCTTATGCATTAGTATTAGCAAATTCCATCTATCTAATATCCTCTTAAAATGCTGAGAGCAAGACGAAGTATCTTCCTactaaattttatgaaattaaacTTCTTTTTTCGCATTGCCAGAACCTCAGATCTAGTGATTGAATGGATCTGTAGCTTTAGTACATTTGTATTAACAAGTTTTTAAAATCTCACTTGTTCTATCTTAAAATACAAATCCCTAACTATAAGAATTCCTCATGAACAACAAACTTAAGGCAAGTGTATTCTACTAAGCGTTAGTCCTACTTATTGGTATCACCTACATACAAATTTTGCTTCTGTAGTGTTCTTCCCTTTGTTTCGCACATGAATTCCAAGGGATTGAAGTCTCTTGTGCAGACATGACAACAACTTTCTTACATATAACTTTAATTAGGTCTATCATGTCTCCTTTTAACACCTCCAATTATAATAGTGCCGCACCCACTGGTCGGTACATTTGGAGGTCTATGTATAACATAATAGACTCATCTCATGTGCCTCTCATTTTATACTCTATGCGTGCCCACTAATATCTTTTCccaaatataattattttgaatcTTAAATCTCCCATCATTGTTCTTCTTTTACATGAAGCATTGTATTGCCCTTGTCCACCATCAATACAAAGAAAGGCAAGTATAAAAGGTGTTGGATCTTACTTTACATTGCTATTCTGGAAAAAGATGCACTTACATAAACACCCTCTATTGCTTTACAACTGAATCCACTGCCTCAACCTGTTGCTTAGCAAGATACCTCTCCCTCCGCTCCTTCTAAAAAGCATATAGTGAGCAGAAACAGTGTTAGAGGAATGAAGTAGGCCAGGACTTAGAATGATTCATGTAATCATGTCTTTACACAAACAGTAGATACACTTACCCATTCATCTACTATTAAACCTTCTCCCACAACTTTCGGACCTGTTTCCACTAGAGGTTTCTTATCAGCTTCTGTTGCAGCAGCCTCAGCTTGGGCCAGCTGAAGTTTTAGTTTATCCAGTGCCTTTAATCATTCAAATACTTTGGTTGGAGATTGCCTATTAGCACACAATGtacaaacaaacaaatataaCATGCCTAAATCTTACCGGAGAAGGGCGTTCAGGGTCCAAAAACACCACCTTTAGAGTACGCTCAATAGTGACTTGATCCTTTTGTTCTTCAAACTGCATAAAACAAACCAATGAGGGTTAAACCACTAAGAACTATTACTTCGGATTAGGAGCGGCAAACGGGTGGGTCAGATATGGGCAGGTCGAAATGGGTTAAACAAAAACGGATAAAATATCCAACCCGCCCAGATTTAACATGGATAAAAAATGGTTTAACCgacggataatatggatatgcatatcttttcttttctttttcttcttctttttttttttttttttgttttaaccgTGGTGTCGGGGCTAGCTTAgctgagggtctttcggaaacagcctccctatcttccgagataggggtatggtctgcgtacactttaccctccccagacctcacattgtgggatttcactgggtatgttgttgttgttgttgtcggggctagcttgcgcgcacctcgaTTAATTCCACGGGATATCtgccacctcccaccaacaaCAAGTAccggtaactctgtccaccaaggctagaACAGATGGAAAGAATTCACCTAGTGTTTTCTCTGCTGGGATTTGAATCTGATCCATATTATCCATGGCTTTAGGAATAGTCAGGTAAGAACACAATCTAAAAACCAAAAtaagcttcttctttttttaaattggtAACAGTAAAAACCAAAATAAGCTTAAACTCCCATAAAGCAAGaactcatgaaaaataacaagctaacatatggatatccatattatccatctAGATATCCAGATTTTTAGTAAATAATAtggataatatccatatttgatCCGTTTTAAAAAAGTTGATTATCCAACCCATATCTAATGGGTCGCATTGAATGgttatttgtttctttttacAATTTTGCCAGCCCTACTGAGGATACAGACCAGATATTCGATATATAAGGGCAACGGAAACCACACATTTTCGTTTTGGTTGTGACCTGTGATTTACCTCTTACACTACAAAGTTTTCTCCCATGAATAGCACCCAGGTCAAATAGAGTCCTACTGCTGCACCAAGACTACTTTCCTAGGAGTAACCCATGATgacgaaaagaaaaaagaaccaaaGATATCCAGAATGATGAAATTTATGACTgcaaaaaatggaaagaaatggATTATGTATGAAATTATTATCCTTCTGATTTTTTGTATTAGAAGAGGTGGAAAATTTACACTTCGGAGTTGCATACAAaagcaaataaatattattaagtTCTGAGAAGTTTCTAATCTCAGTAATAGGCATTCTGTTCATCATCAAAGCCAATATTAAGATGTTTAACTTTTGAGATTAGCAAAGAAACTTATCATTAAAAAAAGCTTCACCTCAAGCATATTTATCAAAGGCTTTTCATTGTAAAGTTCGTCAACATTGGTTATTCCTGGCAAACAAGAACATGAATATGTAGACGGAAGACGAAGAGCGAACACACCATATGAATATAGCCAACAGTCCAACACCAATTAGTTTTTAGATCCTTGGTTAAACAGATTTGTCTAACAAAAGGGTGTCAAGTACAGAGCTCGTAACCTCATCTAACAAATTACTAATATGTTTAATGCCAGTTAGAAACCAACAATCATCTAACAAGATGGCAACGTTCCAGGCTGCCAGCAATTCGTAGAATATTCAGTTATTTACATTCAAAACATCTGATGGAAGAAAAACTCTGTTTATTGAACACTGAAGATTACagaagctgatttttttttattggtacAAAAGCTGATTTTTCTTAATCATTGTTTCTGAAATATCTTTGAGCAATTTGGATTGGTTCCATCCAAAGAAGATACACGCAATAGAAAGGCAAACAAGAAACTTAAGGACTTCCAATACAAAGCACATTTAAGTCCATGATCTAAAAAATCCATCTGGaaattttcatttccatcaagTTTGAAAATTTGCATTGAATGGATACTAATAAACAGGATTCCGTCAGTAACAAATTCAACGTGTGACACAACAAAGTACACATGCATACTAGCCAATAAATAGTGATGGCACCTAAAGATTTTCTGCTCTCAAAATGCAATATAGAGAAACTTGTTATTTTTGAAGACCTAGTAGTTGGATTAACTTACCAACTCAGGTACATAATCAGTTCCTTCTTTCACCTTCAAACTTATGATCTTGAACTTCACCTTGGTCTTTAGATCTATAGGCTTCTCATTGTTCTCAGGTTGCTCAATAAACTTGAACACTGTCAACCAGatacataatgaaaaataaagggaagATGTAaaagcaaatatatattttttcagtCAAAACAAATAGGATATGAAATAAAAAGTGAGGGAAGATGGATACCAGTGGTAATCAGGCTTTCACCAGGTGTAAGAACACCTCCAGGAGGTCGCATGTAGCAGCTCTTTGGTGCAGTAGTTTGAAACTTAAACATTCAAAAGGAACCAGAAACTTacttaaaaattcaaaaagtaaCTAGAAGCTTAAAGCATTGCTTATATTTTATCATCCATATGGATTAACGGTTAAGATAACAATACAATATATTTAAATCGAAATACACCACAAATTTTAGTATAAATCAGTCGCGCAAAAAGTGATGCAGAAATGGTAAAGCCAGTACAAAGTAATGAAAATGCAGTTGTTATGAATGTCAAAAGCTTTAAAGGTTGCAAACAAAAGGGTTGAACAAGAAATAGGGAAAAGTAGTCTACCTTGAATGCGACATAAGATTTGCTTGTGTTCTTAATCTTTACAGCACTCTTTGCCTGTTTTCCCGGTTCATCTTCAGAACATAAAAGTAAAACAGTAACCATCATTCTATCATTGCTAACGATACATAGCTAAAACAGAATTTCATCGCTTCAAAcatgaaaataatattatatgataCATGACCCTTGATAGGTGGTGTGGAGATCGAGTATCAGGGTAGAGGGTTAGTAAATTGCTGCACGGATTTTTTTTCTGTCCTAGGAGTAGTAGTATCTTTTTTATGTTTGCTTACTCttagatggtttgggcatgtgaagaggagagacacagatgccccagtgcggaggtgtgagaggttggccatggatggtttcagaagaggtagggataggccgaagaagtattggagagaggtgattagac
It includes:
- the LOC132031328 gene encoding vesicle-associated protein 4-1-like, giving the protein MAATVDHHKRQLSDAKFQICPFNKSIFPPRRRLRLDPSSNLYFPYEPGKQAKSAVKIKNTSKSYVAFKFQTTAPKSCYMRPPGGVLTPGESLITTVFKFIEQPENNEKPIDLKTKVKFKIISLKVKEGTDYVPELFEEQKDQVTIERTLKVVFLDPERPSPALDKLKLQLAQAEAAATEADKKPLVETGPKVVGEGLIVDEWKERRERYLAKQQVEAVDSVVKQ